One Syntrophales bacterium DNA segment encodes these proteins:
- a CDS encoding sodium:proton antiporter: METKQPSHRTSAIWIAALLLLFAEPATCLASGGLHEAADHVGKILPVWTVVPFAGILLSIALCPLFVPHFWHNHFGKVSAFWALAFALPFLVFDVQVAAYSILHIAMIDYIPFIILLWGLFTISGGIVVQGSLRGTPLVNTILLLIGTFLASWVGTTGAAMIMIRPVLRANRDRIHKAHVICFFIFLVANIGGSLTPLGDPPLFLGFLHNVPFFWVTTGILPEMLVTAVLLLVLFLAVDIFYFRKEKAFREAALEEQAPVRISGTYNFLLLAGVIAAILMSGYWKAGHFTLYEVEVHYQNLLRDASIVILGLISLKVTPRALREANEFSWGPILEVAKLFAGIFITIIPALAILRAGLEGAMAPLVAAVQTPAHYFWAAGGLSSFLDNAPTYLTFFNMALGKVGLVEAQVPAALAAGTATANPAFIGYLTAISAGAVFMGANTYIGNAPNFMVKSIAEEAGVDMPSFFGYMFKYSIPFLIPIFILVTFIFF, from the coding sequence ATGGAAACGAAGCAACCTTCCCATCGAACCTCGGCGATATGGATCGCCGCACTTCTCCTGCTCTTCGCGGAGCCTGCAACCTGCCTGGCCTCCGGCGGTCTGCACGAGGCGGCCGACCACGTCGGGAAAATCCTGCCCGTGTGGACGGTCGTTCCCTTCGCGGGCATTCTCCTCTCGATCGCCCTGTGCCCGCTGTTCGTCCCCCACTTCTGGCACAACCACTTCGGCAAGGTCTCCGCCTTCTGGGCCCTCGCCTTCGCCCTTCCTTTCCTGGTCTTCGACGTACAGGTGGCAGCCTATTCGATCCTCCACATCGCCATGATCGACTACATCCCCTTCATCATTCTCCTCTGGGGGCTGTTCACCATCTCCGGCGGCATCGTCGTGCAGGGCTCCCTCCGGGGAACGCCTCTCGTGAACACGATCCTTCTCCTCATCGGGACGTTCCTGGCCTCCTGGGTCGGCACCACCGGCGCCGCCATGATCATGATCCGGCCGGTGCTCCGGGCCAACCGCGACCGGATCCACAAGGCCCACGTGATCTGTTTCTTCATCTTCCTGGTGGCCAACATCGGCGGCTCCCTGACCCCCCTGGGAGACCCGCCGCTCTTCCTCGGATTTCTCCACAACGTGCCCTTCTTCTGGGTAACCACGGGCATCCTGCCGGAAATGCTGGTTACGGCGGTCCTGCTCCTTGTATTGTTCCTCGCCGTCGACATCTTCTACTTCCGGAAAGAGAAAGCCTTCCGGGAAGCCGCCCTGGAGGAGCAGGCTCCCGTCCGCATTTCCGGAACGTACAACTTCCTCCTCCTGGCGGGCGTCATCGCGGCGATCCTCATGAGCGGATACTGGAAAGCGGGTCACTTTACCCTTTACGAAGTCGAGGTCCATTACCAGAACCTCCTGCGGGACGCATCCATCGTCATCCTCGGGCTCATCTCCCTGAAGGTCACGCCGAGAGCCCTGCGGGAAGCCAACGAATTCTCCTGGGGACCGATCCTCGAGGTGGCCAAGCTCTTCGCGGGCATCTTCATCACCATCATCCCGGCCCTGGCGATTCTCCGGGCGGGCCTCGAAGGGGCCATGGCACCCCTCGTGGCGGCCGTCCAGACGCCGGCCCACTATTTCTGGGCCGCCGGAGGCCTCTCCTCGTTCCTGGACAACGCCCCGACCTATCTCACCTTCTTCAACATGGCCCTGGGAAAAGTGGGGCTGGTCGAAGCCCAGGTGCCGGCAGCGCTGGCGGCGGGAACCGCCACGGCGAACCCGGCCTTCATCGGTTACCTGACAGCCATCTCCGCGGGAGCGGTGTTCATGGGGGCCAACACCTACATCGGCAACGCCCCGAACTTCATGGTCAAGTCCATCGCCGAGGAGGCCGGCGTCGACATGCCGAGTTTCTTCGGGTACATGTTCAAGTATTCCATTCCGTTTTTGATTCCCATTTTCATTCTGGTAACATTTATCTTTTTTTAG
- a CDS encoding acyl-CoA synthetase, which produces MVWAPLTEEEKKRYNVINKDNLEFLMNRYNKVNRWVIADMIRRSAYHYPDKPAVIFQGKTLTYSQLEDECNRVANALIALGVKKYDRVAILAHNTIHHVITWLGCAKIGAIYLAINYLLRGKDISYCIDHSESVAFIVEDALFDLVKDVQDDMPTVKTWIWSNQGAGKPPANDRFIDFDAWYSKYPADEPEVILHIEDPCQMTYTSGTEALPKGVIISNQALMAQYVGTIVDGQYDEDDISINALPIYHCAQRDVFMNPIFWVGGTNVLILPDISLILKSIAEYKATLFFAPPTVWIGMLRHPEFSKHDLSSLKKCYYGASIMPMEILKEMMERLPGVRIYNYYGQTELAPYHTILKAKDALAKIGSAGMGGLNMETHLEDDEGKVVAAPGVPGEICGKGPHALIMYFKEPGKTEEAMKGGWFHSGDIGIMDEDRYITVADRKKDMIKTGGENVATREVEDAVYLDKRVQEVAVIGLPDPKWVEIVTAVIVLKPGETMTAQEMMDHCRKNLAPFKCPKKVVFVDALPKTPTGKILKREMRISMKDAPG; this is translated from the coding sequence ATGGTCTGGGCACCACTGACGGAAGAGGAAAAGAAACGCTACAACGTCATCAACAAGGATAACCTCGAATTCCTGATGAACCGCTACAACAAGGTGAACCGCTGGGTCATCGCCGACATGATCCGCCGGAGCGCCTACCACTATCCGGACAAGCCGGCGGTCATCTTCCAGGGAAAAACCCTCACCTACAGCCAGTTGGAAGACGAGTGCAACCGGGTGGCCAACGCTCTCATCGCCTTAGGCGTGAAAAAGTACGACCGGGTGGCCATCCTGGCCCACAACACCATTCACCACGTCATCACCTGGCTCGGCTGCGCCAAGATCGGCGCCATTTACCTGGCCATCAATTACCTGCTCCGGGGCAAGGACATCTCCTACTGCATCGACCACTCGGAGAGCGTCGCCTTCATCGTCGAGGACGCCCTGTTCGACCTGGTCAAGGACGTGCAGGATGACATGCCGACGGTGAAGACCTGGATCTGGTCGAACCAGGGGGCCGGCAAGCCGCCCGCAAACGACCGGTTCATCGACTTCGATGCCTGGTATTCCAAGTATCCAGCCGACGAGCCGGAGGTAATCCTCCACATCGAGGATCCCTGCCAGATGACCTATACCAGCGGAACCGAGGCGCTGCCAAAGGGAGTCATCATCAGCAACCAGGCCCTCATGGCCCAGTACGTGGGCACGATCGTCGACGGCCAGTACGACGAGGACGACATCTCCATCAACGCCCTGCCCATCTACCACTGTGCCCAGCGGGACGTCTTCATGAACCCCATCTTCTGGGTCGGCGGGACGAACGTCCTGATCCTGCCGGACATAAGTCTGATCCTGAAGAGCATCGCCGAGTACAAGGCCACGCTGTTCTTCGCGCCCCCGACTGTCTGGATCGGCATGCTCCGCCACCCGGAATTCAGCAAGCATGACCTGTCAAGCCTGAAGAAGTGCTATTACGGCGCCTCCATCATGCCGATGGAAATCCTCAAGGAAATGATGGAGCGTCTGCCGGGCGTGCGGATCTACAACTACTACGGCCAGACGGAGCTGGCGCCGTACCATACGATCCTGAAGGCCAAGGACGCCCTGGCCAAGATCGGCTCCGCCGGCATGGGCGGCCTCAATATGGAAACGCACCTGGAAGACGACGAGGGGAAGGTCGTGGCGGCCCCGGGCGTCCCCGGCGAGATCTGCGGCAAGGGACCCCATGCGCTCATCATGTACTTCAAGGAGCCGGGCAAGACGGAAGAGGCCATGAAGGGCGGCTGGTTCCATTCCGGCGACATCGGAATCATGGACGAGGACCGCTACATCACCGTGGCGGACCGGAAAAAGGACATGATCAAGACGGGCGGCGAAAACGTGGCCACCCGCGAGGTGGAAGACGCCGTCTACCTGGACAAGCGGGTCCAGGAAGTGGCCGTCATCGGCCTGCCCGATCCAAAGTGGGTCGAGATCGTCACGGCGGTCATCGTCCTGAAACCCGGCGAGACCATGACGGCCCAGGAGATGATGGACCACTGCCGGAAAAACCTGGCGCCGTTCAAGTGCCCGAAGAAGGTCGTTTTTGTGGACGCCCTTCCGAAGACCCCCACCGGCAAGATCCTGAAACGGGAAATGCGGATCTCCATGAAGGACGCCCCGGGCTGA
- a CDS encoding enoyl-CoA hydratase encodes MEFRFIRFETFGPLGILTLNHPERRNALSLEMLRELTLLTGNIAREESVRVLIIRAEGKVFSSGHNLGQMVDGSLTQYREIFRVCGSFMQNLQELPQPVIAQVQGLATAAGCQLVAACDLAVAEEGATFGTPGVRIGVFCTTPAIPLVRAVGRKRALEMLFTGRLITAREALDWGLVNRVVPLDRLDMETRSLAEEIAQASPLTLAIGKRAFYTQVNLNDQQAYDFGGEIMVGNLFAEDAREGMQAFLEKRKPLWTGK; translated from the coding sequence TTGGAATTCCGGTTCATCCGGTTCGAGACGTTCGGCCCTCTCGGAATCCTCACCCTGAACCACCCGGAGAGGAGAAATGCACTCTCCCTGGAGATGCTCCGGGAGTTGACTCTCCTGACCGGAAACATCGCCCGTGAAGAATCCGTCCGGGTCCTGATCATCCGGGCCGAGGGAAAGGTCTTCTCCTCGGGTCACAACCTGGGCCAGATGGTGGACGGGAGCCTGACGCAATACCGGGAGATTTTCCGGGTCTGCGGCTCCTTCATGCAGAATCTCCAGGAGCTGCCCCAGCCCGTGATCGCCCAAGTCCAGGGCCTCGCCACCGCTGCGGGCTGCCAGCTCGTGGCGGCCTGCGATCTCGCCGTGGCCGAAGAGGGCGCGACCTTCGGAACGCCGGGGGTCCGGATCGGCGTGTTCTGCACGACGCCGGCCATCCCCCTGGTCCGGGCCGTCGGCCGGAAACGGGCCCTGGAGATGCTGTTCACGGGGCGCCTGATCACCGCCCGTGAGGCCCTGGACTGGGGACTCGTGAACCGCGTGGTTCCCCTCGACCGCCTGGACATGGAGACCCGGTCGCTGGCGGAAGAGATCGCCCAGGCCAGCCCCCTGACGCTCGCCATCGGCAAGCGTGCCTTCTACACCCAGGTGAACCTGAACGATCAACAGGCCTATGACTTCGGCGGCGAGATCATGGTCGGAAATCTCTTTGCCGAAGACGCCCGGGAAGGCATGCAGGCCTTCCTCGAAAAACGAAAGCCCCTCTGGACAGGCAAGTGA
- a CDS encoding GGDEF domain-containing protein, whose amino-acid sequence MTALFVDKIPREDLERIRLFRYVNLDSIMGLLESCSLRTLQEGEILIQPGRTNAEVYLILSGKVRIHLETMDSDPITVLGVGESVGEMSVLDGKQTSAYAVANEICQLLVMDEDILWSLVHSSHAAACNLLLILTCRLRNTDHVMARNSRLDEVYQLYGSVDALTGIHNRHWIDNALDRLCTRCDKGGIPLTVFMIDIDHFKSLNDHYGHLYGDRILHSVARLLSGHLRPSEPIGRYGGDEFVIVVPHIDESEADWIAERLCQSMREAPPLTLEGRELPHPTISVGVATKKTGQTARELLEGADQALYRAKSKGRDQASR is encoded by the coding sequence ATGACTGCCCTCTTTGTCGACAAAATCCCCCGGGAAGACCTGGAGCGCATCCGGCTCTTCCGCTACGTCAACCTGGATTCCATCATGGGTCTTCTGGAGTCCTGCAGCCTGCGCACCCTGCAGGAGGGAGAAATCCTCATCCAGCCCGGCCGCACCAACGCGGAGGTCTACCTGATCCTGAGCGGCAAGGTGCGAATCCACCTCGAAACCATGGACTCGGACCCTATCACCGTCCTCGGCGTCGGGGAGAGTGTCGGCGAGATGTCCGTCCTCGACGGCAAGCAGACCTCTGCATATGCCGTGGCGAACGAAATCTGCCAGCTCCTGGTCATGGACGAGGATATCCTCTGGTCCCTGGTCCACTCTTCCCACGCGGCGGCATGCAATCTCCTGCTCATCCTGACCTGCCGGCTCCGGAACACGGATCATGTCATGGCCAGGAACAGCCGCCTCGACGAGGTCTACCAGCTTTACGGAAGCGTTGACGCCCTCACGGGAATCCACAACCGCCACTGGATCGACAACGCCCTGGACCGTCTCTGCACACGCTGCGACAAGGGCGGGATCCCGCTGACGGTATTCATGATCGACATCGACCATTTCAAGAGCCTCAACGACCATTACGGGCACCTGTACGGTGACCGGATCCTCCATTCGGTGGCCCGGCTACTCTCCGGACATCTCCGTCCCTCCGAGCCGATCGGCCGCTACGGCGGCGACGAATTCGTCATCGTTGTCCCCCACATCGATGAATCCGAGGCGGACTGGATTGCAGAGCGTCTATGCCAGTCCATGCGCGAAGCCCCTCCTCTCACCCTGGAGGGAAGAGAACTTCCCCATCCAACCATTTCTGTCGGTGTGGCCACGAAAAAGACCGGTCAGACCGCTCGGGAACTGCTGGAAGGCGCCGACCAGGCCCTGTACCGGGCGAAGAGCAAAGGCCGGGACCAGGCCTCCCGCTGA
- a CDS encoding DUF3467 domain-containing protein, protein MSNESTAPPQQGVQILTGDDMARGRYSNNLAVAYNPEEFILDWLLSSPGGIHLVSRVIVSPSHAKRIVEVLSKNLERYEEQFGGVPVRDSADPHFH, encoded by the coding sequence ATGTCGAACGAATCGACGGCCCCCCCCCAGCAAGGCGTCCAGATCCTCACCGGAGACGACATGGCCAGGGGACGCTACAGCAACAACCTGGCCGTGGCGTATAACCCCGAGGAGTTCATCCTGGACTGGCTCCTGAGTTCTCCCGGGGGCATCCACCTGGTGTCCAGGGTCATCGTGAGCCCCTCTCATGCGAAGCGGATCGTCGAGGTGCTCTCTAAGAACCTGGAGCGATACGAGGAGCAGTTCGGCGGCGTTCCTGTGAGGGATTCGGCGGATCCTCATTTTCACTGA
- a CDS encoding radical SAM protein yields MDVLLVNPFFNGRAEIPPLGLASVAAPLPRQEIGVEILDLDLAPSPREGLSLLRERIAGGRPRILGVTALTNSFPSALEVFRTAKDEDPDIFSVLGGVHGTVLHDELLRRHEFIDAVVRGEGEATFPALAQAVLRGDHPGSMEGITFRSSRGIVVTPDRPPEPDLDVFPLPGHDLVENDRYRTRSLSSSRGCPHRCTFCSIRSLYGGTVRMRSAGSLLDEIQFLIGQGARRIMFTDDNFTMDARRIREICASLAGGSLNRGVEYFAQGRADDLCRIPLMAGMLREAGFRALYIGAESGSQKILDSYRKGIGPQDVLRAVSLCIEQDLTPVVNFILLGPLDTQETVTETIHLAKRIFESGADIAYTEAVIPYPGTPLREELRRDGLLRETDGMDHFAPRRGLDPVRFFRLCDLARDMNRLVYGGDPLFGARRVYYDLAFLEFLLHRKSPTVFTELCRTIRPDDPSETAREIRLLERRVQEEA; encoded by the coding sequence ATGGACGTTCTCCTTGTCAATCCTTTCTTCAACGGCCGTGCGGAGATTCCTCCTCTCGGTCTGGCCTCCGTCGCGGCCCCCCTGCCGAGGCAGGAAATCGGCGTCGAGATCCTCGACCTGGATCTGGCCCCGTCTCCGCGGGAAGGGCTCTCCCTTCTCCGGGAGCGGATCGCCGGCGGTCGCCCCCGGATCCTGGGCGTCACGGCCCTGACGAACAGCTTTCCTTCCGCCCTGGAAGTCTTCCGGACGGCAAAGGACGAAGATCCGGACATCTTCTCCGTCCTGGGAGGAGTCCACGGAACGGTTCTCCACGACGAACTGCTCCGCCGGCACGAGTTCATCGACGCCGTCGTCCGGGGCGAAGGAGAAGCGACGTTCCCGGCCCTGGCACAGGCGGTTCTGCGGGGAGATCATCCCGGGAGCATGGAGGGGATCACCTTCCGGAGTTCCCGGGGCATCGTCGTCACACCGGATCGCCCGCCCGAACCCGACCTGGACGTCTTCCCCCTCCCGGGCCACGATCTTGTGGAGAACGATCGCTATCGGACGCGGAGCCTCTCCTCCAGCCGGGGATGCCCACACCGCTGTACATTCTGCTCCATCCGCTCCCTCTACGGCGGGACCGTTCGCATGCGTTCCGCAGGCTCCCTCCTGGACGAGATCCAGTTTCTCATCGGGCAGGGAGCCAGACGGATCATGTTCACCGACGACAATTTCACCATGGACGCCCGGCGGATCCGGGAGATCTGCGCCTCCCTTGCCGGCGGCAGCCTGAACCGGGGCGTCGAGTACTTCGCCCAGGGCCGGGCCGACGATCTCTGCCGGATCCCCCTGATGGCCGGCATGCTGCGGGAAGCCGGCTTTCGCGCCCTGTATATCGGCGCCGAGTCGGGCTCGCAGAAGATCCTGGACTCCTACCGGAAGGGCATCGGCCCGCAAGACGTTCTCCGGGCGGTCTCTCTCTGCATCGAGCAGGATCTCACCCCGGTGGTGAACTTCATCCTCCTGGGCCCCCTGGACACGCAGGAAACGGTCACGGAAACCATCCATCTGGCCAAGAGAATCTTTGAGAGTGGCGCCGATATCGCCTATACGGAGGCCGTTATTCCCTACCCCGGAACCCCCCTACGGGAGGAACTGCGGAGGGACGGCCTTCTCCGGGAAACCGACGGCATGGATCATTTCGCCCCCCGCCGCGGTCTGGACCCGGTACGGTTCTTCCGCCTCTGTGATCTCGCCCGGGACATGAATCGCCTTGTCTACGGCGGTGATCCGCTCTTTGGAGCCCGCCGGGTGTATTACGATCTGGCGTTTCTTGAATTCCTCCTGCACCGGAAGAGTCCGACGGTCTTCACGGAACTTTGCCGGACGATCCGGCCGGACGATCCGTCGGAAACGGCCAGGGAGATCCGTCTTCTGGAGAGACGGGTCCAGGAAGAGGCTTGA